One part of the Alosa alosa isolate M-15738 ecotype Scorff River chromosome 4, AALO_Geno_1.1, whole genome shotgun sequence genome encodes these proteins:
- the nkain5 gene encoding sodium/potassium-transporting ATPase subunit beta-1-interacting protein 3 isoform X1, with protein MGCCSGRCMLIFICTLQLLTALERQVFDFLGYQWAPILVNFLHIVVVILGLFGTVQYRPRYVVLYLTWTVFWVGWNIFVCCLYLDLGGLSKDSNYLSLGVSSHSSWWKENAPGCDDRDLPATRWQSLESPALISSLGCMLEYQYIEVLHSALQLFISLLGFVYACYVLSVFNEEEDTFDFIGGFDQFPVLHGNEKASHLFL; from the exons ATGGGTTGCTGTTCCGGACGATGCATGCTGATATTCATTTGCACTCTGCAACTG TTAACAGCACTGGAGAGACAGGTGTTTGATTTCCTGGGTTACCAATGGGCTCCAATCCTGGTGAATTTCTTGCACATTGTTGTTGTCATCCTAGGCCTGTTTGGTACTGTCCAGTACAGACCTCGCTATGTTGTGCTT TACCTAACATGGACTGTGTTTTGGGTCGGCTGGAACATATTTGTGTGTTGCCTCTACCTTGACCTTGGCGGCCTTTCCAAG GACAGTAACTACCTCTCTCTGGGAGTGTCCTCTCATTCCTCCTGGTGGAAGGAGAATGCCCCGGGATGTGACGACAGAGACCTTCCCGCCACTAGGTGGCAGAGTCTGGAGAGCCCGGCACTGATCTCATCTCTAGGTTGCATGCTGGAGTATCAGTACATAGAGGTGCTGCACAGTGCCCTGCAACTTTTCATATCT cttctGGGATTTGTATACGCCTGCTACGTGCTCAGTGTCTTCAATGAAGAGGAGGACACCT TTGATTTCATTGGTGGATTTGATCAGTTCCCTGTCTTGCATGGCAATGAGAAAGCATCCCATCTCTTTCTTTAA
- the nkain5 gene encoding sodium/potassium-transporting ATPase subunit beta-1-interacting protein 3 isoform X2 has protein sequence MGCCSGRCMLIFICTLQLLTALERQVFDFLGYQWAPILVNFLHIVVVILGLFGTVQYRPRYVVLYLTWTVFWVGWNIFVCCLYLDLGGLSKDSNYLSLGVSSHSSWWKENAPGCDDRDLPATRWQSLESPALISSLGCMLEYQYIEVLHSALQLFISLLGFVYACYVLSVFNEEEDTYLYK, from the exons ATGGGTTGCTGTTCCGGACGATGCATGCTGATATTCATTTGCACTCTGCAACTG TTAACAGCACTGGAGAGACAGGTGTTTGATTTCCTGGGTTACCAATGGGCTCCAATCCTGGTGAATTTCTTGCACATTGTTGTTGTCATCCTAGGCCTGTTTGGTACTGTCCAGTACAGACCTCGCTATGTTGTGCTT TACCTAACATGGACTGTGTTTTGGGTCGGCTGGAACATATTTGTGTGTTGCCTCTACCTTGACCTTGGCGGCCTTTCCAAG GACAGTAACTACCTCTCTCTGGGAGTGTCCTCTCATTCCTCCTGGTGGAAGGAGAATGCCCCGGGATGTGACGACAGAGACCTTCCCGCCACTAGGTGGCAGAGTCTGGAGAGCCCGGCACTGATCTCATCTCTAGGTTGCATGCTGGAGTATCAGTACATAGAGGTGCTGCACAGTGCCCTGCAACTTTTCATATCT cttctGGGATTTGTATACGCCTGCTACGTGCTCAGTGTCTTCAATGAAGAGGAGGACACCT aTCTCTACAAATGA